A genomic region of Zalophus californianus isolate mZalCal1 chromosome 11, mZalCal1.pri.v2, whole genome shotgun sequence contains the following coding sequences:
- the LOC113914499 gene encoding olfactory receptor 5B3-like yields MENNTEMTEFISLGLTHAPELQIPLFIMFTLIYLITLVGNMGTILLILLDSHLHTPMYFFLSNLSLVDFCYSTAVIPKVTAGFLVGDKVISYSAYAAQRFFSVALATVENFLLASMAYDHFAAVCKPLHYTTAMMTGVCACLAMGSYICGFLSASIHIQNTVSLSFCMSNLIHHFFCDVSAVMALSCSDRHVSELVLVVASFKIFFALIILISYLLIFITILKMHSAEGYQKALSPSASPLTTVSIFYGPTSCHSMDSDKIASVFYTMVILMLNPLVYSLRNKEVKTAFKKVVEKAKLSVGFTS; encoded by the coding sequence ATGGAAAACAACACAGAAATGACTGAATTCATCTCTCTGGGACTAACCCATGCCCCAGAGCTGCAGATCCCCCTCTTTATCATGTTCACCCTCATTTACCTCATCACTCTGGTTGGTAACATGGGGACGATTCTTTTGATTCTCTTGGACTCCcatctccacacccccatgtacttttTCCTCAGTAATCTGTCTCTGGTGGACTTTTGTTACTCTACAGCTGTAATTCCCAAAGTGACGGCTGGGTTCCTTGTGGGAGACAAGGTCATCTCCTACAGTGCATATGCTGCTCAGAGGTTCTTTTCTGTAGCCTTAGCCACCGTGGAAAATTTCCTGTTGGCTTCAATGGCTTATGACCATTTTGCAGCAGTGTGCAAACCCCTCCATTACACCACCGCCATGATGACAGGTGTGTGTGCTTGTCTGGCCATGGGCTCCTACATCTGCGGTTTCCTTAGTGCCTCCATTCACATTCAGAACACTGTCAGTCTCTCTTTCTGCATGTCCAATCTAATCCATCACTTTTTCTGTGATGTTTCAGCAGTCatggctctctcttgctctgataGACATGTCAGTGAGCTGGTTCTTGTTGTAGCGAGCTTCAAAATCTTTTTTGCTCTCATTATCTTGATTTCCTACCTGCTCATTTTTATCACCATCCTGAAGATGCACTCAGCCGAGGGATATCAGAAAGCtttatctccctctgcctcccccctcacTACAGTGTCCATCTTCTATGGGCCAACCTCCTGCCATTCCATGGACTCAGACAAAATCGCATCTGTGTTCTACACAATGGTCATTCTCATGCTGAATCCCCTGGTCTATAGCCTGAGGAACAAGGAGGTTAAAACTGCTTTCAAGAAGGTGGTTGAGAAAGCAAAATTGTCTGTTGGTTTTACCTCTTGA